In the genome of Saprospira sp. CCB-QB6, one region contains:
- a CDS encoding T9SS C-terminal target domain-containing protein: protein MKYISPLIAIFLILPLVLWAQDPPSAQTWLEANRLSALFRNGGDLFNDGQNAAFLTPNKADSTESRAAMHLLGLSLGGLDAGGDLHLAAQTYRQGGFDFWPGPIDSVSQRADSISSRRFNYIWSVELLDIWVVLEDYRDNGQVDGPMPASLLIWPAQGNAYYAQSLGFALPDQGLAPFFDRDGDGIYNPYQGDYPTYRMGDSTALADQVIWTVFNDVSAGHQFTQGDALGVEVQLTAYAFGCLALEQSLRESIFLNYKIINRSAQDYQQFWAGFYTDFDLGCPADDYIGTDSSLQTVYAYNADYQDHTSLCQTNNYGSQPPVVALTFLNRSLDRSIYNLNTTLPPLGHPAQPNLDQGFYHLLEGKWTDGQPLRPYGNGYDSLGTGQAHYVFPNYPFDSTASSWWAGDGYSWAQGQDFRVMASHFKGDLLAGESMDIDLMLSYHYADSLTGLYQMLQLLPQNIPNLQQAWAQGIGQNSCYQSQDFSSQISGYLYEDQNANCQKEAQEIPFAQRFVCVERQGQRYYATTDSSGFYQFDNLPFGEYTLWAVRPSHYWQDGCQLQGQYVVNLQHPQGIQQNIGLQALDNCPFVQIQLDGPNLDACTAQQQWLSYENRGTDTAYQAYVDLSWPKYLHLDSASLPFSQVDSQTYRIDLGNLAPQAVGQLDLWSSLSCDSVLAGQSFCLEAHVYPDSLCRPIYQETVLAVSAECEGDSIVFYLRNIGLISLTPLRTQLIVIEDDLMQPPLPVTIYGSGVTAVRIPVEAGLTYRALLEQTGSIWSAPVISDVVEGCGLDSLGQMHLGYVQQLANLPATVFGAEHCLILQDSFKSLLNVKAQVLPLGYDVPAYIFPSDPLHAQFVLQGPFKGHLQLRDSLSSYLDPSSLALGVSSHPANWSLKGQGLLTADFGFIDLAAEEELLFSYRIDQKENNRPNIVIPQQWSYQKDSLPWAFTAVHQRVVGQNFFSVLAQDRSESSRGLAYDFWPIPAQDVLNYSSARGWESGQEVRIYSILGQELARHQLLAPNGQIPLGDWSNGVFILQLFSANQELLGQEQFVIAQ, encoded by the coding sequence TTGTCTGCTTTGTTTAGAAACGGAGGAGATTTGTTTAACGATGGGCAAAATGCGGCATTTTTGACGCCGAATAAGGCGGATAGTACAGAAAGTCGTGCAGCTATGCATCTCCTTGGGTTAAGTTTGGGGGGGCTAGATGCTGGTGGTGATTTGCATTTGGCGGCCCAGACCTATCGTCAGGGAGGGTTTGATTTTTGGCCTGGACCGATTGATAGTGTTAGCCAAAGAGCAGATTCCATTTCTTCTCGCCGATTTAATTACATTTGGTCGGTAGAGTTGTTGGATATTTGGGTGGTCTTAGAAGATTATCGAGACAATGGGCAGGTAGATGGTCCAATGCCTGCAAGTTTGTTGATTTGGCCCGCTCAGGGAAATGCTTACTATGCTCAAAGTTTAGGTTTTGCCTTACCCGATCAGGGCTTAGCTCCTTTCTTTGATCGGGATGGAGATGGGATTTATAATCCCTATCAGGGGGATTATCCCACTTATCGAATGGGCGATTCTACGGCTTTGGCCGATCAGGTTATTTGGACTGTTTTTAATGATGTTTCGGCTGGGCATCAGTTTACGCAGGGAGATGCTCTGGGGGTAGAAGTGCAGCTAACGGCCTATGCTTTTGGTTGTTTGGCTTTAGAGCAAAGTCTGCGAGAAAGCATCTTTTTAAATTATAAAATTATTAACCGTTCGGCTCAAGATTATCAGCAATTTTGGGCGGGTTTTTATACTGATTTTGATTTGGGTTGTCCTGCTGATGATTATATTGGTACAGATAGTAGTTTGCAAACGGTTTATGCTTATAATGCTGATTATCAGGACCATACAAGCCTTTGTCAAACAAATAACTATGGGAGTCAACCGCCTGTAGTGGCTTTGACTTTTCTCAATCGCTCTTTGGACCGAAGCATTTATAACCTAAATACTACCTTACCGCCTTTGGGGCATCCTGCTCAGCCTAATCTAGATCAGGGGTTCTATCATTTATTGGAGGGGAAATGGACCGATGGGCAGCCTTTGCGCCCTTATGGCAATGGCTATGATAGTTTGGGAACAGGGCAAGCGCATTATGTTTTTCCCAATTATCCCTTTGATAGTACTGCATCCTCTTGGTGGGCTGGAGATGGTTATAGCTGGGCTCAAGGACAAGATTTTAGAGTGATGGCTTCTCATTTTAAGGGGGATTTATTGGCTGGGGAAAGCATGGATATAGACCTTATGCTGAGTTATCATTATGCTGATAGCTTGACAGGGCTTTATCAGATGTTGCAGTTGTTGCCCCAAAATATACCCAACTTGCAGCAGGCTTGGGCTCAGGGCATTGGGCAGAACAGTTGCTATCAGTCTCAAGATTTTAGCAGCCAGATTTCAGGTTATTTATATGAGGACCAAAATGCTAATTGCCAGAAAGAGGCTCAAGAAATACCATTTGCTCAGCGCTTTGTTTGTGTGGAGAGACAAGGCCAGCGCTATTATGCTACAACTGACAGCAGTGGTTTTTATCAGTTTGATAATTTGCCTTTTGGAGAATATACGCTTTGGGCTGTACGGCCCAGCCATTATTGGCAGGATGGCTGTCAATTACAGGGACAATATGTAGTCAACTTGCAGCATCCGCAGGGCATACAGCAAAACATTGGCTTGCAGGCACTAGATAATTGCCCCTTTGTCCAAATTCAGTTGGATGGGCCAAATTTGGACGCTTGCACAGCACAACAACAATGGTTGAGCTATGAAAATCGAGGAACCGATACCGCCTATCAGGCTTATGTGGACTTATCTTGGCCCAAATACCTGCATTTAGATTCAGCTAGTTTGCCTTTTAGTCAAGTCGATAGCCAAACTTATCGGATAGATTTGGGCAATTTAGCCCCTCAGGCTGTTGGGCAACTGGACCTTTGGAGTTCATTGAGCTGTGACTCTGTTTTGGCCGGCCAATCTTTTTGCTTAGAAGCGCATGTATATCCCGATAGTCTTTGTCGGCCTATTTATCAAGAAACTGTCTTGGCTGTTTCTGCCGAATGCGAGGGAGATTCTATTGTTTTCTATTTGAGAAATATAGGTTTGATTAGCTTGACGCCTTTGCGGACCCAATTAATCGTCATTGAAGATGACCTGATGCAGCCGCCTTTGCCTGTGACGATTTATGGCAGTGGAGTAACTGCAGTTCGTATTCCTGTAGAAGCAGGATTGACCTATCGGGCGCTCTTAGAGCAGACTGGAAGTATTTGGTCGGCTCCAGTGATTTCTGATGTGGTGGAAGGTTGTGGTCTGGATAGTTTGGGCCAAATGCATCTGGGCTATGTTCAACAACTGGCTAATTTGCCTGCTACGGTTTTTGGGGCAGAGCATTGTTTGATTTTACAAGATTCTTTTAAATCGCTATTGAATGTGAAGGCGCAGGTCCTCCCTTTGGGCTATGATGTGCCAGCTTATATTTTTCCCTCAGATCCTTTGCATGCTCAGTTTGTCTTGCAGGGGCCATTTAAGGGGCATCTTCAGCTAAGGGATAGCCTGTCTAGCTATTTGGACCCTAGTAGCTTAGCCTTAGGGGTAAGTAGTCATCCTGCGAATTGGTCCTTAAAGGGCCAAGGGCTGTTAACTGCTGATTTTGGCTTTATTGACTTGGCTGCTGAAGAGGAGCTATTGTTTAGTTATCGGATTGACCAAAAGGAAAATAATCGGCCCAATATAGTAATTCCACAGCAATGGAGTTATCAGAAAGATAGTTTGCCTTGGGCCTTTACGGCTGTTCATCAGCGTGTTGTTGGGCAAAACTTCTTCAGCGTATTGGCTCAAGACAGAAGCGAAAGTTCAAGGGGATTGGCTTATGATTTTTGGCCTATACCTGCCCAAGATGTCTTGAATTACTCATCGGCTAGGGGCTGGGAATCGGGCCAAGAAGTACGCATCTATAGCATTTTAGGCCAAGAGCTGGCCCGTCATCAACTTTTGGCTCCCAATGGTCAGATTCCCTTAGGGGATTGGTCCAATGGAGTATTCATTCTACAGCTTTTTTCTGCCAATCAGGAATTGCTTGGGCAGGAGCAATTTGTTATTGCTCAATGA
- a CDS encoding choice-of-anchor Q domain-containing protein: MKKTLSISAAVFAALFSFNSAWGANLVVSNSSDSGAGSLRQQLLNASAGDTISFATGTNGQTIVLSSILTLDKDLVIMGNGSSNSMLSGGGSSQIFEVISGAMVQFEGLSIMNGLSTMSGGAIVVQGAELWISDCSLSNNEAQGAMAVMGGGAIWNTAGSELHIMNTSFSNNQASGASGSGGAILNDGSSVLTISMGTSFSANSSNRAGGAIEDNSGANSMVQITDASFTGNSTGTAPGNGGAIHITGAGQMMISNSSFNSNSAGNEGGALWNGSGSMSLNNILADGNIASGAAGDSGGGAIYNLGGDLTIMNSILSNNIANGSAGSGGAVLNDLGGMLEIQNTSITGNMAMRAGGGVEDNSSSAPSSMRFQNVTLSNNSTGTAPGNGGGLHITGAGNLLFDGGTVSGNTAAAEGGGLWNGTAQMTLSNVNISNNVANGPLADNGGGGLYNLGGQIDILNGTQINNNQAAGAAGSGGGILNDMGGMINISNSMIMGNMAMRAGGGIECTDSSGVLLVNTMLNNNSTGSAPGNGGGLHVTGYGMVSLSGGTVSNNMAASEGGGLWNGTGAMSISGTNIDGNSAAGNTFTEGGGGIYNQGGIIDIINNTQITNNSATGTAGSGGGILNDMGGTLNVSHSTIMGNSSMRAGGGIEDNSMGASGTLNLNMVQLLNNDAGTAPGNGGGLHISGLGNTYIIGGLVSGNLAASEGGGLWNGGGYMLVNGTIIDGNTASGAAADNGGGGIYNQDGILEITNMAEITNNVADGAAGSGGGILNVLGGRIRITNVLIANNSAMRAGGGIEDNSTAGIRGELELRDFQLSGNVVGSAPGNGGGLHITGPGNATLINGSVINNEAASEGGGLWNGSGMMYLQYVSIVNNEALGAAADNGGAGIFNNGGDLILDGCTVNMNMATGAAASGGGLLSVAGDVDIQNTDFDNNAANRAGGAIELIDGNCWIVNSVFEANDVNGTAGTAAPGNGGAIHISGATMLYIDESEFIDNEAAREGGALWNQSNSQMYIYNSTIMNNSAFGTAADDGGGGFFNNGGDTWIEGSTFSGNNAANANGGAIQNQTGMTAISRSTISGNMAAMDGAGIYNADSLTAEALTIAFNMASGNAGGIAQNSMRPLGLKSTIVSNNTASMMGQDIYLEMGMLNSMGYNLVQDTSGMSWMAGMGDLLGLDPFLQTLANNGGPTMTHAILVGTSSPAVDAGDPMSNMLDQRGMSINGRRDIGAFESAELLSNHSLAQLTNIKAYPNPTLDIVQLEREASSQSTYQLYSLEGRLLQTGQLNDRIERINLSDFPAGTYFLQLEEGQRLALIKE, translated from the coding sequence ATGAAAAAAACCTTATCTATCTCCGCAGCAGTATTTGCTGCCCTGTTTAGCTTCAACAGTGCCTGGGGGGCCAATCTAGTGGTCTCGAACAGCTCCGATAGTGGAGCGGGAAGCCTTCGGCAGCAGTTATTAAATGCTTCGGCTGGGGATACTATTAGTTTTGCCACAGGGACAAATGGGCAGACGATTGTTCTTTCGAGTATTTTGACCTTAGATAAAGATCTGGTCATTATGGGCAATGGGAGCAGCAATAGTATGCTTAGTGGTGGCGGCAGCAGCCAAATTTTTGAAGTAATTTCTGGCGCTATGGTCCAGTTTGAAGGGCTCTCGATCATGAATGGTTTGAGCACGATGAGTGGAGGCGCGATTGTGGTCCAAGGGGCCGAGCTTTGGATTAGCGATTGTAGTCTGAGCAACAATGAGGCGCAGGGGGCTATGGCTGTGATGGGCGGCGGAGCGATTTGGAATACCGCTGGCTCCGAGCTGCACATTATGAATACTAGCTTTAGTAATAATCAGGCTTCAGGGGCTTCGGGTTCTGGTGGGGCCATTCTTAATGATGGGAGTAGTGTACTGACGATTTCGATGGGTACGAGCTTTTCGGCCAATAGCTCTAATCGAGCAGGAGGGGCGATTGAGGATAATTCGGGGGCCAATAGTATGGTCCAGATTACGGATGCTAGTTTTACAGGTAATAGCACAGGTACAGCTCCAGGCAATGGTGGGGCTATCCATATTACAGGGGCTGGCCAAATGATGATAAGCAATAGCAGTTTTAATAGCAATAGTGCAGGCAATGAGGGCGGTGCTCTTTGGAATGGTAGCGGCAGCATGAGCCTCAATAACATTCTGGCCGATGGCAATATTGCTAGTGGGGCCGCAGGCGATAGTGGAGGAGGAGCCATTTACAATTTGGGTGGCGATCTGACGATTATGAACTCTATTTTATCCAACAATATAGCTAATGGAAGTGCGGGTTCTGGTGGGGCTGTGCTCAATGATTTGGGCGGTATGCTAGAGATCCAAAATACCAGCATTACGGGCAATATGGCCATGCGGGCTGGTGGGGGAGTTGAAGATAATTCTTCTTCAGCGCCCTCTTCTATGCGCTTTCAAAATGTAACCTTATCCAATAATAGTACAGGCACAGCTCCAGGCAATGGAGGCGGATTGCATATTACAGGAGCAGGTAACCTTCTTTTTGATGGGGGGACCGTTTCGGGCAATACCGCTGCCGCAGAAGGGGGAGGCCTTTGGAATGGAACGGCGCAGATGACCCTCTCTAATGTTAATATCAGTAATAATGTAGCCAATGGTCCCTTAGCCGATAATGGTGGAGGTGGACTCTATAACTTAGGGGGCCAAATTGATATCCTCAACGGAACCCAAATCAATAACAACCAAGCAGCAGGTGCAGCGGGTAGCGGTGGGGGTATCCTCAACGATATGGGCGGCATGATTAACATCAGCAACTCCATGATTATGGGGAATATGGCTATGCGCGCAGGTGGAGGCATTGAATGCACAGACTCTAGTGGGGTGCTTTTGGTCAATACTATGCTCAATAATAATAGCACAGGTTCGGCTCCAGGCAATGGAGGGGGACTACATGTTACGGGCTACGGTATGGTCAGCCTTAGTGGCGGAACCGTAAGCAACAACATGGCCGCCTCAGAAGGTGGTGGGCTCTGGAATGGTACAGGTGCTATGAGCATCAGCGGAACAAACATTGATGGCAATAGCGCTGCGGGCAATACTTTTACTGAAGGCGGTGGGGGGATTTACAACCAAGGCGGAATTATCGACATCATCAACAATACACAGATAACAAACAATAGCGCCACAGGTACAGCGGGTAGCGGTGGGGGTATCCTCAACGATATGGGGGGTACCTTAAATGTGAGCCATTCGACCATTATGGGCAATAGTTCTATGCGTGCTGGTGGTGGCATTGAAGATAACTCTATGGGCGCTAGTGGGACCCTCAACCTGAATATGGTCCAACTCCTGAATAATGATGCGGGCACAGCTCCTGGTAATGGGGGCGGACTACATATTTCAGGCTTAGGGAATACCTACATTATTGGCGGTCTGGTTTCAGGTAATCTAGCTGCCTCAGAAGGTGGTGGACTTTGGAATGGTGGCGGCTATATGTTGGTCAATGGAACCATCATCGATGGGAATACCGCTAGTGGTGCTGCTGCCGATAATGGGGGCGGAGGAATCTACAACCAAGATGGCATTTTAGAAATTACTAATATGGCCGAAATTACGAATAATGTGGCCGATGGTGCTGCAGGTAGCGGTGGTGGAATCCTCAATGTTTTAGGGGGGCGTATCCGCATAACGAATGTCCTTATTGCCAATAATAGCGCTATGCGTGCAGGTGGTGGCATTGAAGATAACTCTACCGCAGGGATTAGAGGTGAGCTAGAACTGCGAGACTTCCAACTATCGGGTAATGTTGTTGGGTCCGCTCCTGGCAATGGAGGCGGTCTACATATAACAGGCCCTGGAAATGCGACCCTAATCAATGGATCCGTAATTAATAATGAAGCCGCTAGTGAAGGCGGTGGCCTTTGGAACGGCAGCGGAATGATGTACTTGCAATATGTCAGCATTGTCAATAATGAAGCTTTGGGCGCTGCAGCCGATAATGGTGGGGCAGGAATTTTCAACAATGGGGGAGACCTAATCCTTGATGGTTGTACCGTTAATATGAATATGGCCACAGGCGCCGCTGCTAGTGGCGGTGGACTACTCTCTGTGGCTGGAGATGTTGATATTCAAAATACTGACTTTGACAATAATGCCGCTAATCGAGCAGGGGGCGCCATTGAATTGATTGATGGCAATTGTTGGATTGTCAATAGCGTCTTTGAGGCCAATGATGTAAACGGTACTGCTGGAACAGCCGCCCCAGGTAATGGGGGCGCCATCCATATCAGTGGGGCTACCATGCTCTATATTGATGAGTCAGAGTTTATAGATAATGAAGCCGCTCGCGAAGGCGGGGCCCTCTGGAACCAAAGCAATAGCCAGATGTATATCTACAACTCCACAATTATGAATAATAGCGCCTTTGGTACTGCTGCCGATGATGGTGGGGGAGGGTTCTTCAATAATGGTGGAGATACTTGGATTGAAGGCTCGACCTTCTCTGGAAATAATGCCGCTAATGCCAATGGTGGCGCTATCCAAAACCAAACGGGCATGACGGCCATCAGCCGCTCAACCATTTCGGGCAATATGGCCGCTATGGATGGTGCAGGGATCTATAATGCCGATTCCCTCACGGCCGAGGCCCTAACCATTGCCTTCAATATGGCTAGCGGAAATGCGGGCGGAATCGCACAAAATAGTATGCGCCCCTTGGGCCTAAAATCAACAATTGTCTCTAATAATACGGCTAGCATGATGGGCCAAGATATTTACCTAGAAATGGGTATGCTAAATTCTATGGGCTATAATCTGGTCCAAGATACTAGCGGCATGAGCTGGATGGCAGGCATGGGCGATCTTCTAGGCCTCGATCCTTTCCTCCAAACCTTAGCCAATAATGGCGGCCCAACAATGACGCATGCAATTTTGGTGGGGACAAGCTCTCCCGCTGTAGATGCAGGCGATCCAATGAGCAATATGTTGGACCAAAGAGGAATGAGCATTAACGGCCGCAGAGATATTGGCGCCTTTGAATCTGCCGAGCTGTTGAGTAATCATTCCTTGGCCCAACTAACAAACATTAAGGCTTATCCCAACCCGACTCTAGATATCGTTCAATTAGAGCGGGAGGCGTCCAGCCAAAGTACTTACCAACTGTATAGCCTAGAGGGCCGCCTTTTGCAAACTGGCCAATTGAATGACCGCATAGAACGCATCAATCTGAGCGATTTCCCTGCAGGTACCTATTTCCTACAACTAGAAGAAGGGCAACGCCTAGCCCTAATCAAA